A portion of the Campylobacter concisus ATCC 51562 genome contains these proteins:
- a CDS encoding nitronate monooxygenase: MELKPLKIGKYEIKYPIFQGGMGLGISWDKLAGNVSLEGGLGIISSVGTGYYENRKFINKELNAKPFGSENFYSTRGLRAIIENARKICGDLPLGVNIMYAANDYARVVKDACEAGINIIVSGAGLPTNLPEFTQNFKEVALVPIISSAKALKIICKRWLQRYDRLPDAVVLEGPLSGGHQGFTYEQCLDPEFSLFNLIPQVKAEIKEWGDFPLIAAGGIWDKNDIEKAISLGADGVQMGTRFIGTHECDADIGFKEVILAAEEKDIELIKSPVGYPARGIRTNLINLVEKRMGPKIQCISNCVSPCQRGKGAKEVGYCIADRLFDSFSGKKETGLFFTGANGYKLKELISVKELMHKLVHGE, encoded by the coding sequence ATGGAGTTAAAGCCATTAAAAATAGGAAAATATGAGATAAAGTATCCGATATTTCAAGGCGGTATGGGGCTTGGTATCAGCTGGGACAAACTAGCTGGCAATGTCAGCTTAGAAGGCGGCCTTGGAATAATCAGCTCAGTTGGCACAGGATATTATGAAAATCGTAAATTTATAAACAAAGAGCTAAATGCAAAGCCATTTGGAAGTGAAAATTTCTACTCAACAAGAGGTCTTAGAGCAATTATTGAGAATGCACGAAAAATTTGTGGAGATTTGCCACTTGGCGTAAATATAATGTACGCTGCAAATGACTACGCAAGAGTGGTAAAAGATGCTTGTGAAGCCGGTATAAATATCATTGTGTCAGGTGCTGGACTACCTACGAATTTGCCAGAATTTACACAAAATTTTAAAGAGGTTGCACTAGTTCCTATTATCTCAAGCGCAAAAGCACTAAAGATCATCTGCAAACGTTGGCTACAAAGATATGACCGTTTACCAGATGCTGTCGTGCTTGAGGGGCCACTAAGTGGTGGACATCAGGGCTTTACTTACGAGCAGTGCCTTGATCCTGAGTTTTCGCTATTTAATCTAATCCCACAAGTAAAAGCCGAGATAAAAGAGTGGGGCGACTTTCCGCTCATAGCAGCCGGCGGAATTTGGGATAAAAATGATATCGAAAAAGCAATATCGCTAGGTGCAGACGGCGTTCAGATGGGTACACGCTTCATCGGCACTCATGAGTGTGACGCGGATATTGGCTTTAAGGAAGTGATACTAGCAGCCGAAGAAAAGGACATAGAGCTTATAAAAAGTCCAGTTGGCTATCCAGCTCGTGGGATTAGAACAAATTTGATAAATTTGGTAGAAAAAAGGATGGGACCAAAGATCCAGTGTATAAGCAACTGTGTGAGCCCTTGTCAAAGGGGCAAAGGTGCTAAAGAGGTTGGATATTGCATCGCTGATAGGCTGTTTGACTCATTTAGTGGCAAAAAAGAGACAGGGTTATTTTTCACGGGAGCAAATGGGTATAAACTAAAAGAGCTAATAAGCGTAAAAGAGCTAATGCACAAGCTGGTACATGGTGAATGA
- the pyrH gene encoding UMP kinase: MSKRKRVLVKFSGEALAGENGFGIDTAVLKFIANEIKELVENGIEVGIVIGGGNIIRGVSAAKDGIIKRTSGDHMGMLATVINSIAMREALERSGLEVRVQSAIKMEAICETFIVGRAQRHLEKGRVVIFAAGTGNPFFTTDTAATLRAIEIGSDMIIKATKVDGVYDKDPKKFKDAKLLKSLNYEKAMSDDIKVMDDTAIALAKDNSLPILVCNMFKAGNLLKIINKEEAALYSVVK, translated from the coding sequence ATGAGTAAAAGAAAACGCGTATTGGTTAAATTTTCAGGCGAAGCTTTAGCGGGGGAGAATGGTTTTGGCATAGATACGGCGGTGCTTAAATTTATAGCAAATGAGATAAAAGAGCTTGTCGAAAATGGTATCGAGGTTGGCATCGTAATAGGTGGTGGTAATATTATACGTGGTGTGAGTGCTGCAAAAGATGGCATTATTAAACGAACGAGCGGTGATCACATGGGCATGCTAGCAACTGTTATCAACTCAATCGCGATGCGTGAAGCTTTAGAGCGAAGCGGGCTTGAAGTAAGAGTGCAAAGCGCGATCAAAATGGAAGCGATCTGTGAGACTTTCATCGTTGGACGTGCACAGCGCCATTTGGAAAAAGGTAGAGTTGTCATCTTTGCTGCAGGTACTGGCAATCCATTCTTTACAACTGATACAGCAGCCACATTAAGAGCTATTGAAATTGGCTCAGATATGATCATAAAAGCTACAAAGGTTGATGGCGTTTATGATAAAGACCCTAAAAAATTCAAAGATGCAAAACTTTTAAAATCACTAAACTACGAAAAGGCAATGAGCGATGATATCAAGGTTATGGACGATACTGCTATAGCTTTAGCAAAAGATAACTCACTGCCTATTTTGGTTTGTAATATGTTTAAGGCTGGAAATTTATTAAAAATAATAAATAAAGAAGAAGCAGCCCTATATTCAGTAGTAAAATAA
- the putP gene encoding sodium/proline symporter PutP, producing MSFGSYLAIAIYFGFLLFIGRYFYDKNASMNEYLLDNRRMGPVVTALSAGASDMSGWMLLGVPGALYATGIANVWMIIGLIIGAYCNYLFLAKRLRIYTEVASDSITIPDFLENRFKDRTKILRIISGLIILIFFTLYVSSGIIAGGKTFESFFGLKFAYGAVFTLVIVVFYTFFGGFKAVSITDAFQGLLMFCVLVSIPVVAYLNLDLPSDTNLLKEISKLDANHLNPFRDQTFWGILGLMAWGFGYFGQPHIIVRFMAIRDSKELAKARRIGIGWMSIGLLGAIMSGLIGFVYFSQRGGLSDPETVFLKLGELLFPPFFIGIIISAVLSAIMSTISSQLLVTSSSVTKDFIFAFYKKEISQNTQTAISRYAVVVVAIVATMLAFISTDNVLKVVGNAWAGFGASFGPVLLFSLYWKRMSALGALAGMIAGGATVIFWITSGLNVYVYEILPGIIASCIAIVSVSIWGDAINKMTSEPHEQVIKDEFEKMKTRL from the coding sequence ATGAGCTTTGGGTCTTATTTAGCCATCGCCATCTATTTTGGCTTTTTGCTCTTTATCGGACGATATTTCTACGATAAAAATGCAAGTATGAACGAGTATCTGCTAGATAACCGTCGAATGGGTCCAGTGGTTACTGCACTTAGTGCTGGTGCTTCTGATATGAGTGGTTGGATGCTACTTGGCGTGCCCGGAGCATTATACGCAACTGGCATAGCAAATGTGTGGATGATAATCGGTCTTATCATTGGAGCTTACTGCAACTATTTATTTTTAGCAAAGAGGCTTAGAATTTATACTGAGGTTGCGAGTGATAGCATCACGATACCAGACTTTTTAGAAAATCGCTTTAAAGATAGGACTAAAATTTTAAGAATCATCTCTGGTCTTATCATTTTGATATTTTTCACACTTTATGTAAGTAGCGGCATCATCGCTGGAGGAAAGACATTTGAGAGCTTTTTTGGTTTAAAATTTGCCTACGGAGCGGTCTTTACACTTGTTATTGTGGTCTTTTACACATTTTTTGGTGGATTTAAAGCAGTTAGTATAACTGACGCATTTCAGGGGCTTTTGATGTTTTGTGTCCTAGTCTCGATCCCAGTCGTAGCATATCTAAATTTAGACTTGCCAAGTGATACAAATTTACTAAAAGAGATAAGCAAGCTTGATGCAAATCACCTAAATCCATTTAGAGATCAAACTTTTTGGGGAATTTTAGGACTTATGGCTTGGGGATTTGGCTATTTTGGCCAGCCACATATCATTGTTAGATTTATGGCGATACGCGATTCAAAAGAGCTTGCTAAAGCAAGAAGAATAGGCATTGGTTGGATGAGCATTGGGTTGCTTGGTGCGATTATGAGCGGACTTATCGGCTTTGTCTACTTTAGTCAAAGGGGCGGGCTTAGTGATCCTGAGACGGTGTTTTTAAAGCTTGGCGAGCTACTTTTCCCACCATTTTTTATAGGCATTATCATCTCAGCTGTGCTTTCAGCGATCATGAGTACTATCTCAAGTCAGCTTTTAGTTACATCTAGCTCGGTAACAAAGGATTTTATCTTTGCATTCTATAAAAAAGAGATTAGTCAAAATACACAAACAGCGATCAGTCGCTATGCTGTCGTAGTAGTGGCTATAGTTGCTACTATGCTTGCTTTTATCTCAACAGATAATGTTCTAAAAGTCGTTGGCAACGCTTGGGCTGGATTTGGTGCGAGCTTTGGACCAGTGCTACTTTTTAGCCTTTACTGGAAGCGCATGAGTGCACTTGGAGCATTAGCCGGTATGATAGCTGGAGGCGCGACCGTAATATTTTGGATCACGTCAGGGCTAAACGTTTATGTTTATGAAATTTTACCTGGCATCATAGCGTCTTGCATAGCGATCGTTAGCGTAAGTATCTGGGGAGACGCGATAAATAAAATGACGAGCGAACCTCACGAGCAAGTCATAAAAGATGAATTTGAAAAGATGAAAACAAGGCTTTAA
- the mnmC gene encoding bifunctional tRNA (5-methylaminomethyl-2-thiouridine)(34)-methyltransferase MnmD/FAD-dependent 5-carboxymethylaminomethyl-2-thiouridine(34) oxidoreductase MnmC translates to MKNANLSFKGQIPFNEEFGDIYFNTDKPWLESEFVFASALDEIWQSKDSFIVAETGFGAGLNFFTLCKKFKNSSKKLHFVSIEKSPIKKEDILKIYENLGIFKAYAKKLVSLYPPLISGIHRINFALNITLDLCYGEAKEILPELDFSADIWFLDGFAPSKNGSIWSEEIFRQIARLSRVGTIARTYSCAKIVKDGLKGAGFLLSLKEGYARKRQMSSAVLEKKDENLKDAWFARCEPVASVNGKTALIIGAGVAGLATAGELAKNGFKVVIAEANGEVATNGSGNHCGALMPLVTKPGVNLGRMHLNAFLQAVRFYKATLPKSLIKFSGCIDYAFDDELIKRYGSWQTQSVEDIFKFDENLKPYPGVFIKDGAYARPREICKFLSGSFEILLNHEYESRAHLQNSKISVKFKNGKNLETDILVFCTGSKSSEIFKGYDMQISSVRGQVTHLKPVLKNAMPLSAKGYICPAVKGVQVIGATYARNEICDTPKVEDNAKNLSDVSEFFDTTKAAIIGSRVGYRSYSGDRFPIIGALHDEEFYKQNYKGLFWSKNKDNNPKASYEKNVFVNFAHGSRGLCTAILGANLIADLALERPLCIERSLFHELHPARFLIRKLKKGLKF, encoded by the coding sequence ATGAAAAATGCAAATTTAAGCTTTAAAGGACAAATTCCATTTAACGAGGAGTTTGGCGATATATATTTCAATACCGACAAACCTTGGCTTGAGAGTGAATTTGTCTTTGCAAGTGCACTTGATGAAATTTGGCAGAGCAAAGATAGCTTCATAGTCGCTGAAACTGGCTTTGGTGCTGGGTTAAATTTTTTCACGCTTTGTAAGAAATTTAAAAATAGCTCTAAAAAACTTCACTTCGTTAGCATCGAAAAAAGCCCCATAAAAAAAGAAGATATTTTAAAAATTTATGAAAATTTAGGTATTTTTAAAGCTTATGCTAAAAAGCTGGTCTCGCTCTATCCACCGCTAATTTCAGGCATACACCGTATAAATTTTGCTCTAAATATCACACTTGATCTTTGCTACGGCGAGGCTAAAGAAATTTTACCTGAGCTTGATTTTAGTGCTGACATCTGGTTTCTAGACGGCTTTGCTCCAAGTAAAAATGGCTCGATATGGAGCGAAGAAATTTTTAGACAGATCGCAAGACTAAGTAGGGTTGGCACGATTGCTAGAACCTACTCGTGTGCAAAAATAGTAAAAGACGGGCTAAAGGGCGCTGGCTTTTTGCTAAGCCTAAAAGAGGGTTATGCTAGAAAACGCCAGATGAGTAGCGCCGTGCTAGAGAAAAAGGATGAAAATTTAAAGGATGCTTGGTTTGCGAGATGCGAACCAGTTGCTAGTGTAAATGGTAAAACAGCGCTTATCATAGGAGCTGGCGTGGCTGGACTTGCAACAGCTGGCGAGCTAGCCAAAAATGGCTTTAAAGTGGTGATCGCCGAGGCAAATGGTGAAGTGGCTACAAATGGCTCAGGCAATCACTGTGGTGCTTTGATGCCACTAGTTACAAAGCCCGGGGTAAATTTAGGCCGCATGCACTTAAACGCATTTTTGCAAGCAGTGAGATTTTACAAGGCAACTTTGCCAAAAAGCCTTATTAAATTTAGTGGCTGCATCGACTACGCATTTGATGATGAGCTCATCAAAAGATATGGCTCGTGGCAAACTCAAAGCGTAGAGGATATTTTTAAATTCGATGAGAACTTAAAGCCATATCCTGGGGTATTTATAAAAGATGGTGCATACGCTAGACCAAGAGAAATTTGTAAATTTTTATCAGGTAGTTTTGAAATTTTACTTAATCACGAGTATGAGAGCAGAGCACATCTGCAAAACAGCAAAATCAGCGTTAAATTTAAAAATGGTAAAAATTTAGAGACCGATATTTTAGTCTTTTGCACTGGCAGTAAGAGCAGTGAAATTTTTAAGGGCTACGACATGCAAATAAGCAGTGTCCGAGGCCAAGTAACCCACTTAAAACCAGTGCTAAAAAATGCCATGCCGCTAAGCGCAAAAGGCTACATCTGTCCAGCCGTAAAAGGTGTGCAAGTTATCGGCGCTACTTATGCCAGAAATGAAATTTGCGATACGCCTAAAGTTGAGGATAACGCTAAAAATTTAAGCGATGTAAGCGAGTTTTTTGACACCACAAAAGCCGCCATTATCGGCTCACGTGTGGGATATAGGAGCTATAGTGGAGACAGATTTCCGATAATTGGCGCCTTGCATGATGAGGAATTTTACAAGCAAAACTACAAAGGGCTATTTTGGAGCAAAAATAAAGATAACAATCCAAAAGCAAGCTACGAAAAAAATGTCTTTGTAAATTTTGCTCACGGCTCGCGAGGTCTTTGCACAGCGATACTTGGAGCAAATTTGATAGCTGATCTTGCGCTTGAACGCCCACTTTGCATAGAAAGATCGCTATTTCACGAGCTTCATCCAGCTAGATTTTTGATAAGAAAACTAAAAAAGGGATTAAAATTTTAA
- a CDS encoding N-acetylmuramoyl-L-alanine amidase family protein: protein MKRAIILFCIVCNFLFAATNSDIFAKFDKNFASSSRSAKIKFHNDIKDIYVDAIIKNDKNIKKQALTRLITSSKSLGFDSSGYIKDLNALNGVKSASMPSTATLTLLSATKVNDTLVLKFNTKIDTAKLKTSFLKQQNTYKNIMDIDGRLNGNPLTYKNFISDYIHISQYDKNTVRVIFSDKIQKTIKANVTGDLLVISAQNFISNENVKAPLHKTKNKNEEVPHKEPEPNLKPQPAQSEPVAAPLPPVATGKFSRNKTIVIDPGHGGTDPGAVNGKLQEKTAVLGVAKKLGDILKARGYKVFFTRSTDVFINLRTRTKFANDKMADLFVSIHANAAPNATKAKSMHGIETFFLSPARSERSKNAAALENKSDIEEMNYFSQQTFLNVLNREKIIASNKLGIDIQKEILASARKVYAASDGSVREAPFWVLVGALMPAVLVEIGYITHPVEGENLFNDAYQNALANGIANGIDGYFAKNR, encoded by the coding sequence ATGAAACGAGCGATAATTCTCTTTTGTATTGTTTGTAATTTTCTTTTTGCTGCGACAAATTCTGATATATTTGCAAAATTTGATAAAAATTTTGCCAGCTCAAGCAGAAGCGCAAAGATCAAATTTCACAACGATATAAAAGATATTTATGTCGACGCGATCATCAAAAATGACAAAAATATAAAAAAACAAGCACTCACAAGACTCATAACTAGCTCAAAATCGCTTGGTTTTGATTCAAGTGGGTATATAAAAGATCTAAATGCATTAAATGGCGTAAAGAGCGCTAGCATGCCTAGTACTGCTACTTTGACGCTGCTTAGTGCAACCAAGGTAAATGACACTTTAGTACTTAAGTTTAATACAAAAATCGATACTGCAAAACTAAAAACATCCTTTTTAAAGCAGCAAAATACATATAAAAATATTATGGATATTGATGGTAGATTAAATGGCAATCCGCTAACTTATAAAAATTTCATATCTGATTACATTCACATCTCGCAGTATGATAAAAACACTGTTAGAGTTATTTTTTCTGATAAGATCCAAAAGACTATAAAAGCAAATGTAACAGGTGATCTGCTTGTAATCAGCGCTCAAAATTTTATCTCAAACGAAAATGTAAAAGCACCACTTCATAAAACTAAAAACAAAAATGAAGAAGTGCCACACAAAGAGCCTGAGCCAAATTTAAAGCCTCAGCCTGCACAAAGTGAGCCAGTGGCAGCACCTTTGCCACCAGTTGCGACTGGTAAATTTTCACGCAACAAAACGATCGTCATCGATCCGGGTCATGGTGGCACTGATCCAGGTGCAGTAAATGGCAAACTGCAAGAAAAAACAGCCGTTTTAGGCGTAGCCAAAAAGCTTGGCGACATACTAAAAGCGCGTGGCTACAAGGTCTTTTTTACCAGGTCAACCGATGTCTTTATAAATTTAAGAACAAGAACAAAATTTGCAAATGATAAGATGGCTGATCTATTTGTTTCCATTCACGCAAATGCCGCTCCAAATGCCACAAAGGCAAAGAGCATGCATGGCATCGAGACATTTTTCTTATCGCCTGCAAGAAGTGAACGTAGTAAAAACGCAGCCGCGCTTGAGAACAAATCAGATATCGAAGAGATGAATTACTTTTCACAGCAGACATTTCTAAATGTACTAAATCGCGAGAAGATCATCGCGTCAAATAAGCTTGGCATCGATATCCAAAAAGAAATTTTAGCAAGTGCTAGAAAGGTCTATGCTGCAAGTGATGGCAGTGTGAGAGAGGCGCCGTTTTGGGTACTTGTTGGCGCTCTTATGCCAGCAGTTCTTGTTGAGATTGGCTATATCACGCATCCAGTCGAGGGCGAAAATCTCTTTAATGATGCATATCAAAATGCCCTTGCAAACGGCATCGCGAATGGCATCGATGGATATTTTGCAAAAAATAGATGA
- a CDS encoding RelA/SpoT family protein, with translation MKENSLFLEQLIEQILPCKNVSEAITLLFSLCERSEKLDKAIDSCVTSHAGQYRKSGEPYAIHPILVASIVANMGGDESMVIAALLHDVVEDTEVTLSEVQAEFGDEVAKLVEGLTKIVAIRENKLASSSSNEKLASSALTFRKMLLISIEDVRVLVVKLCDRLHNMLTLDALKVEKQKRIAEETLMVYAPIAHRLGISSIKNILEDLSFKYAMPEEYAKIDSFLNKNKQQLSLKLNAFYEKVNQILLENGFIEGTFEIQKRIKHYYSIYLKMQRKGISIDEVLDLLAIRILVQKPLDCYLALGNLHINFNPLISRFKDYIALPKQNGYQTIHTTIFDNKSIFEAQVRTYDMHKTAEYGVAAHWKYKNGEGSLLNPKLDWLNDIGMQNNEAESNVEELYEYAKDSLYIEDIAVYSPKGEVFTLPRGATALDYAYEIHTEIGLYAKEAYINRVRMPLLTELKNGDIVRIVTGEEAKFRCSWINSVRTGKARATIRTYCKQKIKDINYKIAVDILKSVFGVSKDRILDWIEHENLGKKVFRAATESEFLQEVVNMLKKYIKKERPFMISLGDKYQVKKQKFENIVIYSNHKISNVEFDYCCNPKRGDSIVGFKNGHNVTVHHKLCERAGKLMDKGNEIIFVKWTRNAPHRYKILLNLENRKGALAEFLTYLARLDVNLATISLNEANDLSGDTFEISVEIAENIDANELREKIKDRYKIIDFVSQSDPYHN, from the coding sequence TTGAAGGAAAATAGTCTTTTTTTAGAGCAGCTAATAGAACAAATTTTACCTTGTAAAAATGTTTCAGAAGCTATAACGCTGCTCTTTTCTCTTTGCGAACGAAGCGAGAAATTAGACAAAGCTATAGATAGCTGTGTCACATCTCATGCCGGTCAATATCGCAAAAGTGGCGAGCCATACGCAATCCATCCTATATTGGTAGCATCAATAGTAGCAAATATGGGTGGAGATGAGAGTATGGTCATAGCTGCACTACTTCACGATGTAGTTGAAGATACTGAAGTTACGCTTAGTGAAGTCCAGGCTGAATTTGGCGATGAAGTGGCAAAGCTGGTTGAGGGGCTTACAAAGATAGTTGCTATAAGAGAAAACAAGCTTGCAAGCTCAAGTAGTAACGAAAAACTAGCAAGTTCGGCGCTAACTTTTAGAAAAATGCTTTTAATCTCCATTGAAGATGTTAGAGTTCTTGTGGTTAAGCTTTGTGACAGACTTCATAATATGCTAACCCTTGATGCGTTAAAGGTAGAAAAACAAAAACGAATTGCTGAAGAGACGCTTATGGTCTATGCTCCGATCGCTCATAGGCTTGGAATTTCATCGATTAAAAATATACTTGAAGATCTAAGCTTTAAATATGCGATGCCAGAAGAATACGCCAAGATCGATAGCTTTTTAAATAAAAATAAACAGCAGCTTAGCCTTAAACTAAATGCTTTTTACGAAAAAGTAAATCAAATTTTACTTGAAAATGGCTTTATTGAGGGTACTTTTGAGATTCAAAAACGTATAAAGCATTACTATTCTATTTATTTAAAAATGCAAAGAAAAGGTATTTCGATTGATGAGGTGCTTGATTTGCTAGCTATTAGAATTCTTGTGCAAAAGCCGCTTGATTGCTACCTTGCGCTTGGAAATTTGCATATAAATTTTAATCCTCTTATTTCGAGATTTAAGGATTATATTGCACTTCCAAAGCAAAATGGTTATCAAACGATACATACAACTATTTTTGATAATAAGAGTATTTTTGAGGCACAAGTTCGTACTTACGATATGCACAAAACCGCTGAATACGGTGTCGCAGCTCATTGGAAGTACAAAAATGGTGAGGGCAGTTTACTTAATCCAAAGCTTGACTGGCTAAACGACATTGGTATGCAAAACAATGAAGCTGAAAGTAACGTCGAAGAGCTTTATGAATATGCAAAAGATAGTCTTTATATAGAAGATATTGCGGTCTATTCGCCAAAAGGTGAGGTTTTTACACTTCCGCGCGGGGCTACTGCACTTGATTATGCTTATGAGATTCACACAGAGATCGGACTTTACGCAAAAGAAGCTTATATAAATCGTGTCAGGATGCCACTTTTAACGGAGCTAAAAAACGGCGATATTGTAAGGATCGTAACTGGTGAAGAGGCAAAATTTCGCTGTTCGTGGATAAATAGCGTTCGAACTGGTAAAGCAAGGGCTACGATAAGGACATACTGCAAGCAAAAGATAAAAGATATAAATTATAAAATCGCAGTTGATATTTTAAAGTCGGTTTTTGGCGTTTCGAAAGATAGAATTTTAGACTGGATAGAGCATGAAAATTTAGGCAAAAAAGTTTTTCGTGCTGCAACTGAAAGCGAATTTTTGCAAGAGGTCGTAAATATGCTTAAAAAGTATATAAAAAAAGAGCGTCCTTTTATGATCTCTTTGGGCGACAAATATCAGGTTAAAAAGCAAAAATTTGAAAATATCGTAATCTATTCAAATCATAAAATTTCAAATGTCGAGTTTGACTATTGTTGTAACCCAAAAAGAGGCGATAGTATAGTTGGCTTTAAAAATGGGCACAATGTGACAGTGCACCACAAACTTTGTGAGCGTGCCGGGAAACTTATGGATAAGGGCAATGAGATCATCTTTGTCAAATGGACTAGAAATGCCCCACATAGATATAAAATTTTATTAAATCTTGAGAACCGAAAAGGCGCGTTGGCTGAATTTTTAACATATCTTGCTAGACTAGATGTAAATTTGGCTACAATCTCGCTAAATGAAGCAAATGACCTTAGCGGCGATACATTTGAAATAAGTGTTGAGATAGCCGAAAATATCGATGCAAACGAGCTAAGGGAGAAGATCAAAGATAGATATAAGATTATAGATTTCGTTTCGCAAAGCGATCCATACCATAACTAG
- the tyrS gene encoding tyrosine--tRNA ligase: protein MQDIAEILQEIKRGVAEIIDFERIETLIKNYYEKGENFYVKAGFDPTAPDLHLGHTVVLSKMALLQKHGAIVQFLIGDFTAQIGDPTGKSVTRKKLDQETVLKNAKTYEEQVFKILDPKKTVIMFNSKWSNELGAAGMIELTSTFSVARMLERDDFEKRIKAGSPISICEFMYPLLQGYDSVAMKCDIEMGGTDQKFNLLMGRTLQRTYNVGKEQAVIMMPLLEGLDGVNKMSKSLGNYIGVTENANDMFAKTLSISDELMWRWYELLSTKSLGEIENLMNDVKNGKYHPKKAKEDLAYEITARYHGEEAAKAAMAEFNSVHSQNQLPTDIKEFSLKAPVWIVEALSQCELSESNSQARRDIKANAVSINQEKISDEQLKLEAGEYILQVGKRKFAKVKVE from the coding sequence ATGCAAGATATAGCTGAAATTTTACAAGAGATAAAACGCGGTGTTGCCGAGATTATTGATTTTGAAAGAATTGAGACTTTAATAAAAAACTATTATGAAAAAGGTGAAAATTTCTATGTAAAGGCTGGTTTTGATCCAACTGCTCCAGACCTTCACTTAGGACACACAGTCGTTTTAAGCAAGATGGCTTTGCTTCAAAAACATGGCGCGATCGTACAGTTTTTAATAGGCGACTTCACTGCTCAAATAGGCGATCCAACCGGTAAATCAGTAACTAGAAAGAAGCTAGATCAAGAGACGGTTTTAAAAAACGCTAAAACCTATGAAGAGCAAGTTTTTAAAATTTTAGATCCAAAAAAGACCGTGATAATGTTTAACTCAAAATGGTCAAATGAGCTTGGAGCTGCTGGAATGATAGAGCTAACTAGCACATTTTCAGTCGCTAGAATGCTAGAGCGCGATGATTTTGAAAAAAGGATAAAAGCTGGCAGTCCAATTTCAATTTGTGAATTTATGTATCCGCTTCTTCAAGGTTATGATAGCGTTGCGATGAAGTGTGACATCGAGATGGGCGGTACGGATCAAAAATTTAACCTTCTAATGGGTAGAACCTTACAGCGGACATATAATGTTGGCAAAGAGCAAGCTGTCATCATGATGCCACTTCTTGAGGGGCTTGATGGTGTAAATAAGATGAGCAAAAGTCTTGGAAACTATATCGGTGTAACTGAAAACGCAAATGATATGTTTGCAAAAACGCTTAGTATAAGCGATGAGCTAATGTGGCGTTGGTACGAGCTTTTAAGCACAAAAAGCCTTGGCGAGATAGAAAATTTAATGAACGATGTAAAAAACGGCAAGTATCATCCAAAAAAAGCAAAAGAGGACCTTGCGTACGAGATAACAGCGAGATATCACGGCGAGGAAGCTGCAAAAGCTGCGATGGCTGAGTTTAATAGCGTACACTCTCAAAATCAGCTCCCAACTGACATCAAAGAATTTAGTCTAAAAGCACCAGTTTGGATCGTGGAAGCTTTATCGCAGTGTGAGTTAAGTGAGTCAAATTCTCAAGCAAGACGCGACATAAAGGCAAATGCGGTTAGCATTAATCAAGAAAAGATTAGTGATGAGCAGTTAAAATTAGAGGCAGGTGAATATATCTTGCAAGTCGGTAAGCGTAAATTTGCAAAAGTAAAGGTTGAATAG
- a CDS encoding DNA-directed RNA polymerase subunit omega, giving the protein MRTEQITARALKQVGDDRYKLSLIVAKRAEALANGAVVLVEADTSKMKFADIALLEVAEGKIGLEAIVEGK; this is encoded by the coding sequence ATGAGAACAGAACAAATAACAGCAAGAGCGTTAAAGCAAGTTGGTGATGATAGATATAAACTTTCACTTATCGTAGCAAAGCGTGCAGAAGCACTAGCAAATGGAGCAGTAGTGCTTGTAGAAGCCGATACTTCAAAGATGAAATTTGCTGACATTGCGCTACTTGAAGTAGCTGAGGGTAAAATAGGCTTAGAGGCAATAGTTGAAGGAAAATAG